tttatttattttaatttatttatttaaattttcatttgttttggtaattttgttatgtgcttttgtcttttttttttctgtttagcGTTCATGtatttttagtacttcaacattTTTTCTGGCAATTTAAAAATCGGGTAAGATGTGAATATTGCaatgattttaaatgcactttttatttGCCCATTAAGTTTCCtataaaatgtcattatatACTAGTTACACAATCTTTTCTTATCCCGTTTTAAACTTCAGCAGAAAAAATTTTATATAGTTGGTAAGTTTGATTCTAAAGGGCCAAACTCATTCTATGCACACAATACAGACAAATAACCATGGTTAGTTTTGTATGATTTATATACCATtatagtatatattaatattttgaattagtttttttaattttttattttagttacatttttagttaCTTTGTTATGTACTTGtgtcttttttatatttatatttaactatttataaactggattttatttttatattgtcaggttttttatttttcagtttcagtAATTGTAGTACTTCTActtaaactaattttatttcagttagttgccaaggcaacatttctaatttttatttaaagttgtcCTTCTAATAATTATTCAACATCATACTACAATTGAgataatatgataatatatattatatgatagtgataatatttatattttattttatttcagcattatttTAACTAACTAAAATCTGTGAATCAATAAATGAATTCAGAACTGATTCAACAATTCAAAGTGCACCATCActtaaaaatgtcatatttttttaaatattaatattattatgaatattaatatgatttaatatgagaaatatttatgttaaatatctaatatttaatttaaaatgttttagtaaaattatgtaggaaaatatgttttactttaaaaaacagatagatagatacctggacattaaaataattgCACAGTCTTGTAGTCAGCAGTATGTACCTGTGTAAGTGTGAATTGGCCAGCTGCAGTTTGAGAGTGGGCGTGGTCTTGGCATTGGTACAGCTTGTGGATAGGCAGGTTGCTGAGTCATGTGACTGTGTGACCTGCACTGATTGGCTGCCTGCTTGAACTTCCTTTTTTTGCCCCGTCTCCTTCTCCTTCGCCCGTCCCTTATGCTCCGCTAGAAGGATGTCGAAGTCTTTCCTCCGTCCCGGGACGGCTCGCCGATGGGTTAGAGAGTGAGTCTacaacatacacaaacaaacaaacactttaaAATCAACCACAATCCTCAGTGGACAGAGATGATTAAATCACACACTAATGAGTGACGATACCAACCTTGCAGGTTAAAGATCGAGTGCAAGGCCGCTTTGTCTCTGGGTCCAAAACCCCACAGTGTTTATTAGGATCAAACACTCTCCCTATACagcaaataacaaaataacaatattatttatgtattatgtattataatgtatgtatatattgcTAATATTATGAATacgtatttgtgtgtgtgtgtgtgtgtgtaagaaaaTAGATTTCATAGATTTATATACATAGCATATGTTTTATTACTATAtcgtgtttattttcatttttaagttttccttctaacatttttgtatatttttatttcagttttattttaattcacgaaaattatttttagtatgtttagttttaattaacaaaaacaacactgctAATAACCCTATAAAACATACAGTACTAAAAATATCAAGGAaaactattttcattaaaattctgttttactgaacataaaaaagaaaattataaatgaatttgCTTATTTTTTCCTTCTAATATCTATTTTATTACAGCTATATTTTacttaacaaaattattttaatagtttaaacaacaaaataaaacacttataaCCACATAAAacagtacaaaaacaaaatcaagaacacaatttcattaaaattatactttaagcaaatttatttataatttatttttcttttaaagttttacttatagtatttatactttattttatttcaactctctttacagcaaatacaaattatttttaatagttttaattagCAATAGCAGCATCTaggatataattttttattaagcGCATTCCACTAGATGAAATGCCTTTTCTTTTCAAATCCAAGtggtttcctacattatttCCAGCTTCGCTAAAAAACAGACGTTAAATGTCCTGCAAATGCATTTCTTCTGGATTCAAAACAAACCTCAGAGCAAAAgttacagtcaaaccaaaatttattcaggcACCTTCAaaatttctcacattatcacagttcaTTCACTATAGATTAGAAAATGGTAAacaatatgacaagaactcagagttaaactgtgtcagaacaaattcatcttgataatgtcagataactttgacagaaaggtatgtaattaattaggctgaatagctgtcagctgcTAAACTTAAGTACAAGATTAGATATTACCAATATaggtcaaccaattaccaagcaatgcttcacTTTGTTGGTCGCATTAGCAATTAAGGAAAAAACACTaaagcaaaacatggtcaggtcaaagtgtccgaataatttttggtcccaaatttgtatcacttttactggtagtccattGGGTATAATCacagttcactttattttgctatcctcacttacataaatgaactatagtgtcctgcacccactggtaaaaaaatatcaaaaatgatacatttttggtttgactgtatattaAACAAGCTTTTGCTACTCACCCGACACTCTTCGGTGCCGCCCGCCTTTGGCTCCGTTCTGATGCTTCTTGTCTGGTGGAGAAGGAGGGACTATCAGTCTCCGGTCCAATAGGGATGGAGACGTGGAGGCCGCGGGTCTCCTGTCCTGTGGGGAGGGCGAGGGCGAGGGGGCGGGCCGTTTCTCCAAGGGCGACCGTGATGGGCTGGGCCGCCTGTCAATCAGCGTGGGGGGCGTGGTGGAGCGAGGCGTCACAGGACCGCGACCGTTCAGGAACTTCTCCTGGTTCTTGTGAGATGCTGGTGACGTCAAGGAGGACTTGAGAGGAGCGGAAGATGGAGAGGAAGACgtggaggagaaagaaagagaagaacCTGGCGTGGGAGATGTGGAGTTGACTTTGATGTGCGCTCCCTCCGATCGGCTGAAACACGGCATCTTCTCCAAACTCACCACAGGTAAAGACACGCTAGAGAAAAGAGATTGTGTATTTTAAGATTTGAACTTGCATACAGTACAATTTCCAAACATAAATTCAACtcttatttgaataaaaaatagatTGGTCACAACCACAGTAAGTCGAATTGTAATTTAAATTGACATAAaagttgttgtgttttttaaacgttctattcatgaaagaatcatgacaaaaatgcatcatggtttccacaaataatgaaataataatcagaaatgtttcttgagcagcaaatcagcatattagaatgatttctgaaggatcatgtgacactgaagactggagtaatgatgctgaaaattcagctttgatcacaggaataaattacattttacaatatattcacatagaaaacacttattttcaattgtaataatatttcacatttttattttacttttattgtattttttaatcaaataaatgcaacattggtgagcagaagttactgctttcaaaaacattaaaacctTATTGACAGTAGTGTAAATATTATCaccattaatttatataaatattacatcatCATTAATTTGTTAATTCCATAAACAAAGGGGGGGCGCTGCGCATGTGGCGACCAGCAGCGGAAGTAGAAACAGCGCACGTGTTTGTCGTGTGTTGCGTTTGtttgttcttctttttaaagtttttaaagttgttttattttatttattttttttgcacttgCTCTGGACTGTTGTTGTTGAAATCCAACAAAAGCCAAATGGATGTACTGTCTATTGTCCTATTGTGGGCTTTATTCCTCCTTCCCGCGTGTCTGAATGCATCACCGGCTAAACAACCGGTGAGGATCCAGTACGACAGAGAGTTTCTCCTTCAGTGGCATCGGCCTTACAACATTCGTCATCCTGTAGATCTACGTTCGCCGCATGGAAACGGTGTTCATAACAACAGATTGCTTACTAGAAGGGACCAAAACCCTCGTAAAATGCGGAAGAGAGGGAAGAAAGGAGGGGTACGGGTGAAACTGAGGAAGTCTCGGCTAAACCGGACTCCTCTTCCACCTATCATCATGACTAACGTCCAGTCCCTCAGAAGTAAGATCGACGATCTACAGGCAATGGTACGTTTTCAACATGATTATAAGGATGCTTGTATCTTGGCTCTTACGAAGACATGGTTAAAAAACAGTGACCCTGATAATTCTGTAATTATTGATGGGTTTGGCATCCCTTTTCGTACCGATCGTTGCCCTGGAGTTACGGGGAAAAAGCAAGGAGGTGGTGTTTGCCTATATATCAACCACGAATGGTGCAGTTCTGTTactgtgagagagagtgtgtgtactAAAGATATTGAATTACTCTCTGTATCACTTCGGCCACAGTATCTCCTTCGGGAATTCCCACAACTTTTCGTTACTGTGGTTTATATTCATCCGAGGGCAAACGAAGCAAACGCAGCTGAGACTCTTGGTAGTGCTGTGCACaaactgcaatgtatatctcCTGATGCCCCGAATTTAATTAtgggtgattttaataaatgttccATGAAGCAGTGCCTGCGGAACTTTTATCAATATGTTTCCTGCCCCACACATTTTAACAAGACTCTTGACCTTTGCTATGGATCAATTAAAGGTGCATATAAGTCTGTTGTGAAGCCTCCTGTGGGGGGCGGCGGACTATAATACTGTCCTGCTTGTCCCAGtatataaaactgttttaaaaagagaaaaactacAAACTAAGAATATTAGAGTGTGGTCCGAAGAGCAATTGGCCGAGGAACTTAATAGGTTTTATCTACGCTTTGATGCACCTGAATTTGGTCCCAATATGGAGTCTATGAATTATAAAATGAGCTGTGGTGGTGACTATAATAACTTTTTTGATGAATTAGATATAATTCAAGTTTTTAAGGGTTGTAAGCAGACAAAGACTCCTGGACCAGACAATATTGGGGGGTATTTAATTAAGGTTTGTGCTGAGCAATTGGCACCAGTGTTCTGTAAGGTTTTTAAATGGTCTTTTGCTCTTCAGAGAGTCCCTAAAGTGTGGAAGTAGGCTATTGTGGTGCCTGTGCCTAAAATTGTAAATGCAGtaacattaaatgattttaggcCAATAGCACTAACATCTCTTATAATGAAATGCTTTGAGAAATTGGTAAAAGAAGAGCTGTTGgctaaaactaaaaatcttCTAGACTCCCTTCAGTTCGCTTATAGAACACAGCGAGGTGTCGAAGATGCAACAGCAACTTTATTAAATCTGGTATTAAAGCACTTGGAAGGGAGCAaaagacatgtcaagcttttgTTTGTGGATTTTTCATCTGCTTTTAATTCTTTACAACCTCATATTTTAGTAGAGAAGTTAATTACTGATTTTGGTCTTGATTTTAATTTAGCGGGCTGGATTTTAGATTTTCTAACTGAAAGAACTCAGAGAGTGAGAGTAAATGGTAGTTTCTCATCTCCCTTGATAACATCTACAGGAACTCCTCAAGGCTGTGTCTTGTCTcctttattgtatattttatatacaaatgaTTGTATAAGTAAACACAGCAATAGATTTTTCTTAAAGTTTGCTGATGATACAGTCATCACGAGTCTTCTGGAAAATAACGAAACGTGTCATGGTCCAGTGGTTGATGACTTTATGAAATGGTGTGATGATGCCTGTTTTTGATGATGCCAATTGAATGTGTCTAAGACAAAAGATATGACTATTGACTTTAGAATAAAACCACATTCTTCCCAGGCTACCATTATTAGGGGTGAGAAGGTAGAATGTGTGGACAGTTATAAATACTTGGGCACCACTATTGATGACAGATTGTGTTTTGATGTGAACACAGAGGTTTTATGTAAAAAGGGACAGCAGCGCCTATACTGTTTAAGAAAATTAAGATCATTCAATGTAGATAGGACAATGATGGAATTGTTCTAGAAGTCTTATATTGAGCCGGTGCTGTCCTTTTCTATTAGCTGCTGGTTTGGAAATCTCAGTGtgaaacataaaaatgcattaaatagaaTAGTTACTCTTAGTGGGAAGATTATAGGCAAAGAACAAACaagtttgtcatttttgttcagTAGGAATGTTTTGAGTCGGGCCCAATCTGTGCTCCTGGACAGTGACCATTTTCTGCATCCAGAGTTTTTAATGCTTCCTTCAGGTTCCCGTTACAGACTACCAAAGATGAAAAGTAACCGATATAAATACTCGTTTGTTCCCTGTGCAATTCGGCTGTTAAATGGTCTTTAAGGAGTCTGTTAGGTGAAGTTTattgtatttacttatttttatgtatttatgttttggAATGTACTGTTTGGGTCTGCTGTGCTTCTGATTCTTGCTGCATCTAAATTGCCCGCAAGGGATCTTAATAAagtttgacttgacttgacttgactaattTTGATCAATAACGcctaataatataattatgatgactaacaatacatttttcagattgcacattaaatgttttcatattgCACATATTTCTCTTAGATTCAATACCTGTACATAATGAACACAGCCAAACAAATATTAATGTTGACATATAAAATGTTCACCAATGCTTACATATAACtttattagaaaaaatatttacatcaaAATTTGGGGTAAATCAAGAGATTTCTGGGAAGTTAAGTGTTCTTCTTTCATGGTcaacaataattataattataggtataagtaataataatgaaatttctgttctaatctatatatatatatatatatatagatataggtGGCATTTCTAACACTAATTATTAATATCATCTAGCATTTATGGAAATAATGTTGTAAGTTACATGATGACATCTTTATGGGTAACGTGCAGGaaaattcattattaaaaatataaattgatgcaaattgtgtttaattttaaatatgtcaGGAAACTCTAACATTGATTCAAATATTTGGTGTGAATATGACAGTCACACTGAAGCATTAGATGATGTTTACAAACACTTTGCTTTCTTACAGTTAATTGAACCCATAATCCAGTGTTTGCCAGAGGAAGCATTTATGATTGGATGGGGGTTACCCACCAGGCCTTGGCTCGGGCTCCTTTGGGCGGATAGACGGCCAGTGGCGCCTTGCTGAAGCGTGAGTGTGGGTAATCGCGAGGAACCCGGAAGGGAAGGGGCTCCACCTCGCTCTGGCCCACCGACATCTTGGCCTTGACAGGAACCAGAGGGGTCCTGGAGCTGCTGGGCGAGCAGTGTCTCCTCTCTGACAAACGAATACAGCCGTCAGAAGATCATGAGACTCTGTACAGGAAGTGCTGAGGCAGATAAACTACTGGATTGAGTCCCAAATAATATACTAtctagggctgtgcaattaatcgaaatTCAGTTCCAATTCAGTTACTAAAAATTCAGTTTCAGCCTCCAACGATTATGAAATTACAGTAATCAAGATGAAACGATTATTGCGCCACATTCCGCCCCCTTTCCAGCAGTGCGCTTTCACTCCTCCATAAAAGCCCAATTTCAcgtgcaaatcagtaaaatcatgtaTCGAGACACTTGCAAAATGAGACATGCTTGATTTATTAAAGTTGAttagatttattcatgtttttaaaatcgTGAAAGAGAACTTGCACTTCCTTGGGAggaaaaatgtgtcaaaatgctgCGCTTAGTGATTATACACGTAAACCCTCGTCGGAtatgtaataaatgaatgtaaagaattgagaatgaaaatacttgtgtaacagtaaattggatccgtgcggctcttaaagtgacagcagctaTATTCCTGCTGCGACTGTGTGctttatattaatcaaacaacaaaagacaaattcaaaatcactcactgctcttgactgaaggacttttgtagctttaataagaaacaaaggaaGTTTAATTCTTAGAGTAAAgactatgctgttttattttacattgggTTATTCAATTTCTCTAGTAGGCTGAATACCGAATACTTTagacttgcattaaaaaaaaacttaaagcacagtttgtttcatttgtatgtttttttaaaaaattctatTGTATtcctttgcttttttattactgGCAATTGAATTATTTTCTATAATTTTGAGGAccttttttgttatattttttactaATATTAGTTACTCTAGTATTCTGCTGTAGTATTGAGAATTGTGTGACATTTTGCTGGTCTCTAAAATGCAGATGTCATAGCAAccttatttacagaaaatatatatttgatatatatcaCTATCACTATCTTCTATATTGCccaaaataatcgtgattatgatttttgtcataatcgagCAGCCCTAATACTATCTATCCTATACAACATGAAAAATTAACGTAAGTGCAACCCAAatcataatacattaaaaataatatgtgcACACTTATGTTGAGCTGCAAATATTCCACACAACCCACTTACGACATTCAAGAGAAGTTTGTGAGGTTTTCGATtgacattttcagttttagtaagaGGTATGTTGAGGAATCTGGGGCTGAAAACaaaactgcagttttaaaattatgaaactAAAAGTTAATCAACAATGAAAATTAAGTCATGCTTACAAGTAAATGAAAACAGTATGTCATAAAGGGGTGtagcacaaataaaataatatgtaaaatatataataataataataataataaaacattattatttttcttcttgtatttatttattaaattttttcaatgagcaaaatacaatagaatctagttaaaaataatcaattcatgttttccacactgtttttcactattgtaatataatattttcattcTTATATTGGCGCatataaatctttatttatttgcaccAGTTTAACAGtacataaatcataaataatataataataatttaataacatgtgttgtttcatttaaataatcattatttaCAAGCTACAAAGTCATGCTTGCATGTGTgtagtaaaataaattattattgttattataatactattattacttaaatagaaaaaaaagtgtaatacagtaaaaaaaattgcacacaCTAGTTTTTAATACtggttttcaaataaataattttatttcatttctattCGCCAATAAACAATACATAagtcataaataaaataataaaaatattactatttagttattttttcattaaattgttaaattattattatttacctaCATAAAGAGTTTTGAATTCATTCACTAAAATGGACAGTTTGAACTGATTCACAGAAATGAATCAAACACTAACACTATTTTTGCTGCAGTTTAAACAAGAAATACTATTAAACAATCTTTTAATACACTTACGGTTCTTGCTATGCATGGCTCTGGAGGGCTCGAGGTGGACGCTGTCCTCTCTACTCACTGTTCAACTATTCCCCAACTACCTGCAATTACAAACACTCATTAtcacacacaacacaacacgAATTAGGGGCCTACAACAGATAATTGATGTATGGGGTTTCAAAACACTTCACTGAGCCAGATTACTgtactaaaaaacaaaaaaaaagtccttgtttattttcaaagtgaataataataaagctcCTGGCTGGATCTGGCAGCTCACTAACCGGCCTTGGCCTTCACATAGTGTCTCGTCTGCCAGCGAATCTCAGCCAAGAGCCACAACACCGTTCACGAGGACTCAAAAGAGCTGATTTCAGAGGCTCTGTTTGGACGGGGAGAACCCCTCGCTCACAACAAAGTCTGACCGCCGACCAAAAGAGAGAAACAATGGCCCAGCCGCTCTGACCACAGGGGGAAATTCAGCATCGGGTTGGTCTGAATACGAGGCAGGTGTGTAAATACGCCTGTAGGTGTATATCTGTGCAGCTGGACcgagacaaaaaaaaaggaaaaaaaaggcCAAAGTCCATCATGTTCACAGGTATGCTGCTAAAATCATCTGAAGACTAATCAATTACAGTTGGTGTGTCTTTAAAAGGATGTTGAGAtgcacaaaatacaaaaaggaaGTAAACACTAACACTTTTAGTTTGATTTGATGTGTTCAGAAATGTGTTGTTCTCAGTGCTGCCACAAGGGGCACTACAGCAGAAATTAGCGTAAACCGTCTTCTTCTGTGGTTGGTTTTCTCCTTCAGCTCAACTGTTGTaattctgtctctttttctcacaattgcaagtttataccTCGCAGTTCTGatttcttttctcagaattgtgagatataaacatgTAACTGCGAGTTATAAAGCCTAATTCTGAGGAAAGAAATGctaactttatttctcagaattgcgagtaattctgactttataactctgTTGCGAGTTTATGTTACGCAATTCTGAGGATAAAAGTCAGAATagcaaaattttaaatttgcaattgcgagaaaaaaagtcagaattgcgagataaaaagttacCTTAAATTAGTGTTTTAGTTTGTTGCTATGTGGTCGATAGAGTGTTCTAAATGTTTAAAGTGTGTTGCTACgcagttgctatggtgttccgattttttttagtgtgttgctatgagGTTTCTAGAGAGTACTACATTGTTTtaagggtgttgctatgcagttgctatggtgttctaattgtttttagtgtgttgctatgagGTTTCTAGAGAGTTCTACATTGTTTTAagggtgttgctatggtgttctaaTTGTTTTTAGTGCATTGCTATGAGGTTTCTAGAGAGTTCTAAATGGTTTAATtgcattgctatgcagttgctatggtgttctgagtgttttagtTTGTTGCTATGTGGTCGATAGAGTGTTCTATATGTTTTAAGTGTGTTGCTACgcagttgctatggtgttccgatttttttagtgtgttgctatgagGTTTCTAGAGAGTTCTAAATGTTTAAGTGTgtgaaaatcatgaaaataGAAAGTGCGTTTCtattaggggtgtaacagtACATGTAAAATGTTTGATACAGGTCTTTCGGTTTGGTACGCATGTTACTTTTGATAAGAAATAAagtcttaaaatatttcaaattaagcCCATTCAAGAAACTCAAGCAATAAATGCCGTTTTGGCGCCTCAGTTCAAACGGCAGCGTGGAGCGTGAGTGAGCGCAATTATCCCTTCCTTtttactactagttttaacgtgaaataaacatgaatgaacatctcatacctcatgtaatcgctcaatcagtgtttcaaccatgGAAAGACGTcattaaaacagcttgtaaacaaaatgtcatgtagcatttcatttacctcagacaagtcatcagtgtccacagctcgtTAGTTCGCTAGAGATATGTAGTCTAGAGAAGAGCATTTCCCGAAAAATTTGACTAGATACTCATTACATTTTACTTtacctgttagtgatgtcttaatCATTTAATGTATGGTTAAtaaatctgttatgaaacaagctatgacagccactgtgtaaatgaatatatttcaaaaaatagaaattttatcATCACAtctgcattatgtgcaatttatatgtttgcatacaatttgtttttagttgagtgttgattattatttaaaaaaattaaatagtaattaaatttaagtttgggctctgttgttaaATGTAACCGTATACTAATATAAAAGGGCTGCCTATAGTTTTTAGAGCATAAGCTGAGGAAGATTTTTATCCTAagaaaattgaaataataattgaattcgttaataaaaaagaaaaaaaaaaatgtttagttttttccccctgctGTACCGAAAACATACCAAATCGTGATGTCAAAAATCGAGGTACATACCAAACCGTCAtgtttgtgtaccgttacacccctagtttCTATCCATTTGCTGTAGCGTTGTTGCTGTGCAGTTTCTAAAGTGTTCTGAGGGTTTTCaatgtgttgctatgcagttgctaggtgtttttttttttttactggccCAAGTGAAAAGAGTCCTGCAGCTTCAAGTCTCTGtgatattctggtctctagATATGACTCAGGTCCCTCCTCCAATACGAGTCTGTGGGATTTCTTCATCAGTTTTATAAAACTCAAGTCAGAATGCTCAAAAAAGCGTTAACGCACCTCTCCCCAACAAGTTGTAACAAATCTAAGCAACAGTGATAATTACCTTACAAAAAACACCCAGGATAAAACTTcacagtttcgtaacatttcaaaactaataaataagGTACGAGTTTTGTAGTAGAGACATTACTCATTGTAAACCCCTTCACACAGGACTCAGCGTGTGTGTGGTCTGCTATTAGCATCTCTCTATCTGACAGGCCACAGGAAGACACAGGCACCAGCTGAGCTACGTTTGTTTACATCCGGCCCGCGACTGCAGGAAGATGACCAATAGCGAGGTCCAGTCCTGCTCACAAACAGAGCCAAAAACCGCATAAACTGAAAGCTAAGCAAACACGTGAGCATTCAAAAGCGTCCGCTGTGAATAACACGCACACGTTGGTCGAGGAGACACACTTACCCAGCCTGTCTGCTCCGCGGCGGTTGAGAGgatggaagaaaaaaacagaaagcgAAAGAGAAAAAGACGAGAGAATAGCATGCCTCCTGTGTGGCTGAAGGCATCCCGCCTTCTCTTTCTGGGCCGTGGTGTTTTGAGTTGAATAGCTGCGAGTCGTTGACCCCTGCGCTGAACCCTCACAGCCCCACAGCTGCCGCGCAGCTCTCCGCTCTCAAAGGGGGGCGGCAGGGTACGAAAGAGAAAGGCAGCTATGTGAAATCGCCGTCGGAAGGGGCAAGGGCGAGCTGCCAATGGGCCTTCCGTGCATTACCGTCACCTCCCGCCGCGCGAGACACCTCTCTGTTCCACGGTCGCACGTGTTCTGGGCACAAGACCAAAGACAGATGTGAGCCGAGCAGACGAGACGAGACGAGACGAGACGAACGCGGCGAGGCTAAAACGAAAGTAAACAAGACGAGCTGGAAAACCGGTGATGATGGACTGGTGGAGCCATTCTGCCCCGGGACAGGATGCTTTTTGAAAGAGACCTCTTTTGGTGTTAACATTCCCCACGATGGTGTGCAGCACAACAATGCAATACAAACtcatttttaaagggatagttcacccaaaaattttaattctgtcatcatttacccaccCTTAAGTTGATTTCACAGcggtttctttcttctgttgacaaaagaatgttggtaaccaaaattcttcaaaatgtcttcttttgtgttcaacagaagaaagaaactcaacttgagggtgagcacatgatcaatttttatttttgggtgaacagcCACAAACACTAAGATTAAAAAaccagcaaaaacagtaatactgtaaaatgttattacaattttaaaataactgttttctatttgaatgcatgttaaaatgtaatttattcctgtgatgcaaagctgcacaagatccttcagaaatcctttaatatgctgatctgctgctcaagaaacatttattaatatttttattatcattattgaaACAGCTgtgcttcatattttttccataatgcattttcttataaataaaaagcatttttatatgaatcttttgtcttttca
The sequence above is drawn from the Onychostoma macrolepis isolate SWU-2019 chromosome 04, ASM1243209v1, whole genome shotgun sequence genome and encodes:
- the atxn7l1 gene encoding ataxin-7-like protein 1 isoform X1; amino-acid sequence: MHSKNQRRHCSPSSSRTPLVPVKAKMSVGQSEVEPLPFRVPRDYPHSRFSKAPLAVYPPKGARAKACVSLPVVSLEKMPCFSRSEGAHIKVNSTSPTPGSSLSFSSTSSSPSSAPLKSSLTSPASHKNQEKFLNGRGPVTPRSTTPPTLIDRRPSPSRSPLEKRPAPSPSPSPQDRRPAASTSPSLLDRRLIVPPSPPDKKHQNGAKGGRHRRVSGRVFDPNKHCGVLDPETKRPCTRSLTCKTHSLTHRRAVPGRRKDFDILLAEHKGRAKEKETGQKKEVQAGSQSVQVTQSHDSATCLSTSCTNAKTTPTLKLQLANSHLHRACSGGGAVVFSSAPVPPPEPVLGWQQSSGDARLSSDEGETDLPEESEKPLCHYSPQHPRPMSCCAFSSRLMGRGHYVFDRRWDRVRLALHCMVEKHVNSLMWRKVPLAVESMTSPTEVSPLGSPFVPNHTLAAPLDGVSMVSYSTSFSHNGAGVFCIRDPGPGPRPQRNKPAKLPKASGDGTGPKKRKAPPASESRKSGNSYHLPLGAAHISNGTAALSVRAKPRPGAPGPREQDRYGSVELSLPQALTGDHGGVSSHSPLPYGSSNGRKRKSSGSSTSSDKPSKSTKSTALDGIFRKSSSSLLSSVAESPHSALPRQPKVPH